The following proteins are encoded in a genomic region of Bacillus sp. FJAT-22090:
- a CDS encoding carbohydrate ABC transporter permease — MDRNVTTKHKRNAGILSIIPGFGQFYNRQIVKGIIFLVLAAAFFGSFSQTLSWGFWGLFTLGEIPILDHSIFLLIDGIIALLVAIIGLVIYAFNIYDAYYNGRKRDEGFALNSVKEQYHNLLDNGFPYLMISPGFLLLIFVVIFPIIFVILLSFTNYDLYHSPPAKLVDWVGIQNYIDIFKLDLWRKTFFGVLGWTIVWTFGATTLQAAIGIFLAVLVNQKDLKGKVVFRTILILPWAVPAFISILIFSGMFNESFGVINMSILHFFGIEPLPWMTEELWTRVALIFIQSWLGFPFVFAMTTGVLQSIPDELYEAANVDGASIWQKFRSITLPMVLYATAPILITQYTFNFNNFNVIFLFNGGGPALPGQNAGGSDILISWIYKLTMTSGQYGKAAAITMLLSVVIIAVALWQFKRTNSFKEEDMM; from the coding sequence ATGGACAGAAATGTCACAACCAAACATAAACGAAATGCGGGCATATTATCGATAATTCCTGGCTTCGGACAATTTTATAACAGACAGATTGTGAAGGGTATTATTTTCCTCGTATTAGCTGCAGCATTTTTTGGTAGCTTTTCTCAAACTTTAAGTTGGGGATTTTGGGGATTATTCACACTTGGTGAGATTCCAATTCTTGACCATTCCATCTTCTTGCTAATAGATGGAATTATCGCTTTGCTTGTAGCCATAATAGGTTTAGTTATCTATGCTTTTAACATTTATGATGCTTATTATAATGGGAGAAAACGAGATGAAGGCTTTGCTTTAAACAGTGTGAAGGAACAATATCATAACCTCTTGGACAATGGCTTTCCATATTTGATGATATCCCCTGGTTTTTTATTGTTAATCTTCGTTGTTATATTTCCTATCATTTTTGTTATTCTACTATCTTTTACTAACTATGATTTGTACCATTCTCCACCTGCTAAACTAGTTGATTGGGTAGGAATTCAAAACTATATTGATATCTTCAAATTGGATCTTTGGAGAAAAACATTCTTTGGAGTACTTGGATGGACTATAGTATGGACATTCGGAGCAACGACACTACAAGCAGCAATCGGAATCTTTTTAGCTGTATTAGTCAATCAAAAGGACTTGAAAGGAAAGGTAGTTTTTCGGACGATTTTGATTCTGCCATGGGCTGTACCGGCCTTTATCTCTATTCTAATTTTTTCTGGAATGTTCAATGAATCTTTCGGAGTAATTAATATGAGTATACTCCATTTTTTTGGTATTGAACCCCTTCCATGGATGACAGAAGAGTTATGGACACGTGTAGCCTTAATTTTTATTCAGTCATGGCTAGGCTTTCCATTTGTTTTTGCAATGACAACTGGGGTTTTACAGTCAATTCCTGATGAATTATATGAAGCTGCAAACGTGGACGGTGCTTCCATTTGGCAGAAATTTCGTAGTATTACTTTACCAATGGTTTTATACGCAACAGCACCGATTCTAATCACGCAGTATACATTTAATTTTAATAATTTCAATGTAATCTTCCTTTTCAACGGCGGGGGACCAGCTTTACCAGGGCAAAATGCCGGAGGTAGTGACATATTGATTTCCTGGATCTATAAATTAACGATGACTTCTGGTCAATACGGAAAGGCAGCGGCAATAACGATGCTATTATCAGTTGTTATTATTGCAGTTGCATTATGGCAATTCAAACGGACCAATTCATTTAAAGAGGAGGATATGATGTAA
- a CDS encoding extracellular solute-binding protein — translation MKKSLSMLTMLVLIVAMLAACGPERERTTPVSSNVNENTENASDEPAKPEKLVVWEDTDKSIALKPAIESFEKETGIKVEFKELGMADKMRDQLRLDGPSGTGADVVTLPHDQIGQVVTEGLIQEIEVSDEVLSTFTESSVNAQKYDGKLYGLPKATETPVFIYNKALMPEAPKTMDEVYEFSKKFTDGKQFGFIAVWDDFYFAHGVIAGMGGYVFKDNDGALDREDVGLNNEGAVEGAEYIQKWYKEGLFPKGIIGESGGSTRDGLFNEGKIASVMNGPWAFQSMKDAGIDIGISAMPTLPNGEHMKTFMGVKGWHVTAFTEHKYWSTKLVEWLTNEENAKTRFETTQEIPPVKTLIEDPIIAENEGAKAVALQSQYAVPMPNIPEMSEVWGPGASALQTIATGKAEPQAAMDDAVKTIKTNIETNHPN, via the coding sequence ATGAAAAAGTCACTATCCATGTTAACCATGTTGGTTCTTATTGTTGCAATGCTTGCTGCCTGTGGACCAGAACGGGAAAGAACTACTCCAGTAAGTTCTAATGTCAATGAAAATACTGAAAACGCTTCAGATGAACCTGCAAAACCAGAAAAACTAGTTGTATGGGAAGATACAGATAAATCAATTGCTTTGAAACCTGCAATTGAGTCTTTCGAAAAAGAAACAGGTATTAAAGTCGAGTTTAAAGAATTAGGTATGGCTGATAAAATGCGAGATCAGCTTCGTTTAGATGGTCCTTCTGGGACTGGAGCAGATGTCGTTACTTTACCGCATGATCAAATTGGTCAGGTTGTTACAGAAGGATTAATTCAAGAAATAGAAGTAAGTGACGAAGTACTGTCAACTTTCACGGAATCTTCAGTGAATGCACAAAAATACGATGGTAAACTTTATGGATTACCAAAAGCTACTGAAACTCCAGTATTTATCTATAACAAAGCTTTGATGCCAGAAGCACCTAAAACAATGGATGAAGTATATGAGTTCTCAAAGAAATTTACAGATGGTAAACAGTTTGGATTTATCGCTGTGTGGGATGACTTTTACTTTGCTCATGGTGTAATAGCTGGGATGGGCGGATATGTATTTAAGGATAATGATGGTGCACTTGATCGTGAAGACGTTGGGTTGAATAACGAAGGAGCAGTTGAAGGAGCCGAATATATTCAAAAATGGTATAAAGAAGGATTGTTCCCAAAAGGAATCATAGGGGAAAGTGGTGGCTCTACTAGAGACGGACTTTTCAACGAAGGAAAAATTGCTTCTGTAATGAACGGACCATGGGCTTTCCAAAGCATGAAGGACGCTGGAATCGATATTGGGATTTCTGCTATGCCTACTCTACCAAATGGAGAGCATATGAAAACGTTTATGGGAGTTAAAGGTTGGCATGTAACAGCATTTACAGAGCATAAATATTGGTCTACAAAATTGGTGGAATGGTTAACAAACGAAGAGAATGCTAAAACTCGTTTCGAAACTACACAAGAAATCCCACCTGTAAAAACGTTGATTGAAGATCCAATTATTGCTGAAAATGAAGGTGCAAAAGCTGTAGCTCTTCAATCTCAGTATGCTGTACCAATGCCAAACATTCCTGAAATGAGTGAGGTTTGGGGGCCAGGTGCATCTGCATTGCAAACGATTGCTACAGGCAAAGCAGAGCCGCAAGCAGCAATGGATGATGCAGTAAAAACGATTAAGACAAATATTGAAACAAATCACCCTAATTAA
- a CDS encoding glycoside hydrolase family 13 protein, with translation MEKAAIFHRPSDNFAYLLDDHTLQIRLKTKKSNIQAASLIMGDPYIWENGEWQYSEIPMNLVGNDGLFDYWEVDAYTETSRIRYGFRLTSLTEESIYTEKGFYDIPPTDSDYYFCFPYLHKNELFNAPSWVKDTVWYQIFPERFANGNPSINPENAKAWGSEPPAVNNFFGGDFEGITEHLDHLTDIGVNGIYLTPVFKAYSNHKYDTIDYMELDPQFGDADSLKKLITECHQRGIKVMLDAVFNHSGYYFPPFQDVLEKGENSSFKDWFHIHSFPVQGGSNPNYEAFGFVDSMPKLNTSNPEVKKYLLEVGTYWIREFDIDGWRLDVANEVDHPFWREFRTVVKDAKPDIYILGEIWHDSMPWLRGDQFDAVMNYPFKTNVLNLLAKKTISSKQFVENMSKVYYSYPKNIFDFTFNLVGSHDTARILTECEDDVKRTKQVFTILLTFLGTPCIYYGDEIGLTGELDPGCRKCMDWNTENHHDELKNHIRTLITLRKKEKLLANEGSVKFLFPTEENGIFGYQKYSDNKSIIVLLNPSSLKQSFSLEENLDYSVLYSSETEMESLQINIGANGFCILSYTH, from the coding sequence ATGGAAAAAGCAGCTATTTTTCACAGACCGAGTGACAATTTTGCATATTTACTAGACGATCACACCCTTCAAATACGGCTTAAAACGAAAAAAAGTAATATACAGGCGGCTTCATTAATTATGGGTGATCCATATATATGGGAAAATGGAGAATGGCAGTATTCTGAAATTCCGATGAACCTAGTTGGAAACGACGGTTTGTTTGATTACTGGGAAGTGGATGCTTATACAGAGACTAGTAGAATTCGATACGGATTTAGACTAACATCCCTAACTGAAGAATCCATCTATACTGAAAAAGGATTTTATGATATCCCCCCTACTGACAGTGATTATTATTTCTGTTTTCCCTATCTTCATAAGAATGAACTTTTCAATGCTCCAAGTTGGGTGAAGGACACTGTTTGGTATCAAATCTTCCCAGAGCGCTTCGCTAATGGGAATCCTTCTATAAACCCTGAAAATGCTAAAGCCTGGGGTAGCGAGCCACCAGCAGTGAATAATTTCTTTGGTGGAGATTTTGAAGGAATAACAGAACACTTAGATCATCTAACAGATATAGGCGTGAATGGAATCTATTTAACACCTGTGTTTAAAGCTTATTCAAATCATAAGTACGACACGATCGACTATATGGAACTTGACCCTCAGTTTGGAGACGCTGACTCTTTAAAGAAGCTGATTACTGAATGTCATCAACGTGGAATTAAAGTTATGCTTGATGCTGTTTTCAATCATAGCGGATACTATTTCCCTCCTTTTCAAGATGTTTTAGAAAAAGGTGAGAATTCTAGTTTTAAAGATTGGTTTCACATTCATAGCTTTCCGGTCCAAGGTGGATCAAATCCTAATTACGAAGCATTTGGATTTGTTGACTCCATGCCAAAATTAAATACTTCTAATCCAGAAGTAAAAAAATATTTGCTTGAAGTAGGGACCTATTGGATAAGAGAATTTGATATAGACGGATGGAGACTAGATGTAGCAAATGAAGTAGACCATCCCTTCTGGCGTGAGTTCAGGACTGTAGTCAAAGATGCAAAGCCGGATATCTATATACTTGGGGAAATATGGCATGATTCTATGCCTTGGCTTAGAGGAGATCAGTTTGATGCAGTGATGAACTATCCATTTAAGACAAATGTATTGAATCTGTTAGCAAAGAAAACGATCAGTTCTAAACAATTTGTAGAAAATATGAGTAAAGTATACTACAGTTACCCGAAGAATATTTTTGATTTTACTTTTAATCTAGTTGGTAGTCATGACACTGCAAGAATTCTTACTGAATGCGAAGATGATGTAAAGCGAACAAAGCAGGTTTTCACTATCTTACTAACATTTTTGGGAACCCCTTGTATTTATTATGGTGACGAAATCGGTCTTACAGGTGAATTGGATCCTGGCTGTAGAAAATGTATGGATTGGAACACTGAAAATCATCATGATGAGTTAAAGAATCATATTCGTACTTTAATTACACTTCGAAAAAAAGAGAAACTATTGGCAAATGAAGGATCGGTAAAGTTCCTTTTCCCAACAGAAGAAAATGGTATATTTGGTTATCAAAAATACTCTGACAACAAATCAATTATCGTTTTACTTAACCCTAGCTCTTTAAAACAATCTTTTTCTTTAGAAGAAAATCTAGATTATTCGGTTCTTTATAGTTCCGAAACGGAGATGGAGTCTTTACAAATTAATATAGGAGCAAATGGTTTTTGTATCCTCTCTTACACGCACTAA
- a CDS encoding tyrosine recombinase XerC, with protein sequence MQREIPKIMKDFLVYLTTIKGKSLRTRKEYEYDLKLFFRFLKAIEDDIDPGEIQTINISDINIEWIREVTLEDIYLFLEYCEVQRNNSTASRARKAATIKSFFKYLKGKRRLLEYNPADELESPKIGKKKPIYMNQQEAEQFIAAIRRNNHYYRNFSMVMFFLNLGIRVSELCNLNINSIQGNLLSVIGKGDKERTVFMNNVCLRSLEIYKEKERKYIHGASNHVALFLSQKGTRLTRQTVAKIIKQIKEDAGIQKEKITPHKLRHTSATIMYKNGADIRSLQHILGHTSVSTTQIYTHVEDKEIQQVIDNNPFNHLE encoded by the coding sequence TTGCAAAGAGAGATACCGAAAATAATGAAGGACTTTTTAGTTTACTTAACAACTATTAAAGGAAAATCTTTAAGAACGAGAAAAGAATACGAGTACGACCTTAAATTGTTTTTCCGTTTTTTAAAGGCGATTGAAGATGACATAGATCCAGGTGAAATACAGACGATAAACATATCGGATATAAACATTGAATGGATTAGAGAAGTTACTTTAGAGGACATTTACTTGTTTTTGGAGTACTGTGAGGTCCAAAGAAATAATAGCACTGCTTCTAGAGCAAGAAAGGCAGCAACGATCAAATCATTTTTCAAATATTTAAAAGGAAAAAGAAGATTATTGGAGTATAATCCTGCAGATGAATTGGAGTCACCGAAAATAGGGAAAAAGAAACCAATTTATATGAATCAACAGGAAGCTGAACAGTTTATAGCAGCAATTAGAAGAAATAATCACTATTACCGTAATTTTAGTATGGTCATGTTCTTTTTAAATTTAGGGATTCGCGTTTCTGAGCTATGCAATTTAAATATTAATTCGATACAAGGCAATTTGCTAAGTGTTATAGGTAAAGGTGATAAAGAACGAACAGTATTTATGAATAATGTATGCTTGAGATCTCTAGAAATATATAAAGAGAAGGAGAGAAAGTACATACATGGTGCAAGTAACCATGTAGCGCTCTTTTTGTCTCAAAAAGGAACGAGACTTACCCGTCAAACCGTTGCAAAGATTATCAAACAAATTAAGGAAGACGCTGGTATACAAAAAGAAAAAATAACCCCACATAAGTTAAGACATACTTCCGCAACAATCATGTATAAGAATGGGGCTGACATTCGAAGTCTACAACATATTTTGGGTCACACAAGTGTTTCTACTACTCAAATATATACCCATGTGGAGGATAAGGAGATTCAACAAGTAATCGATAATAATCCATTTAATCATTTAGAATAA
- a CDS encoding GerAB/ArcD/ProY family transporter, whose amino-acid sequence MQKEKISSFQFLVLVIFFTIGSSILYVPSILAIKIEQDSWIATIVATLVGLLVIWLYTIISLWFPKLTYIQVNEKVFGKVLGKTFSIIFVLMLFLYSSALLAHSGTFLITQMYPKTPMAPLNILMAIIIVMGVRLGIETIARSAEILIFVFFILFIILSLSITPQINYENIEPFFQSKPTTILDASFVLIIVSTVNSITLLVIFPAFLKEIKKARRNFFIGNIVGSIVIILITFLCIFVLGSNTTARQVYPSYALAKVINVGDFFTRIESLMATLWILCLFFKSILYFFAAIFGLSQILNINDYRPLTSPIGIIMVVLSLLFFPDIMDQYKFDSKLAITLSTIVGIVIPILLIGVYMLRKKKLKKDPQHL is encoded by the coding sequence ATGCAAAAAGAAAAAATAAGTTCCTTTCAATTTTTAGTTTTGGTTATTTTTTTTACAATTGGTTCAAGCATCCTTTATGTTCCATCCATTCTAGCTATTAAAATTGAGCAGGATTCTTGGATTGCTACTATTGTAGCCACATTGGTTGGGCTGCTTGTTATTTGGTTATATACAATTATTTCTCTGTGGTTTCCGAAACTAACCTACATTCAAGTAAATGAAAAAGTATTTGGAAAAGTGTTAGGTAAAACCTTTTCAATAATCTTTGTACTTATGCTTTTTCTATACTCATCCGCATTGCTCGCACACTCGGGTACATTTTTAATAACACAAATGTACCCAAAAACACCAATGGCTCCCTTAAATATTTTAATGGCCATTATTATTGTGATGGGGGTTCGTTTAGGGATAGAAACAATTGCTCGTTCTGCAGAAATTTTAATATTTGTTTTTTTTATTCTTTTTATTATTCTGAGTTTATCCATAACTCCACAGATAAATTATGAGAATATCGAGCCATTTTTTCAGTCAAAACCTACTACGATTCTTGATGCATCGTTTGTGTTGATTATTGTTTCAACAGTGAATTCAATTACCTTATTAGTTATTTTTCCTGCTTTTTTGAAAGAGATTAAGAAAGCAAGGAGAAACTTTTTTATAGGTAATATTGTTGGTAGTATTGTGATCATCCTAATCACCTTTTTGTGTATTTTTGTATTAGGTTCTAATACTACAGCAAGACAAGTTTATCCAAGCTATGCCTTAGCGAAAGTGATTAATGTAGGCGATTTTTTTACACGAATAGAGTCATTAATGGCTACCCTTTGGATTTTATGTTTATTTTTTAAATCTATTCTATATTTCTTTGCTGCCATTTTTGGATTGTCACAAATATTAAATATAAATGATTATCGCCCGTTGACGTCACCTATAGGAATCATTATGGTTGTACTTTCCCTCCTATTTTTCCCAGATATTATGGATCAATATAAGTTTGATTCAAAATTAGCGATAACACTGTCAACCATTGTTGGAATTGTTATTCCTATACTGCTTATAGGGGTTTATATGCTACGTAAGAAAAAATTGAAGAAAGATCCACAGCACTTATAA
- a CDS encoding Ger(x)C family spore germination protein, whose product MNKCLIVLSLLSLMLTGCWDKRELNELALVMGLGIDKIDDEYLASIQVVLPGEVSPIKGGTGRSPVTLFIAKGKTINEAIRNVTSISPRTLYIGHLQMVIIGEELAQEGIGSLLDYLSRYWEARSDFYLAIAKDSTAEKILNVQTTLENIPANNFFHILKTSEESLSSTTAMTLAKLIIDLEREGKEGVLTGIKLLGDEKSGSSKQNVETILPSAYLKLEEIAVFNHDKLVGWLSPEEGKGYNSITNHVKNTIGILSCPDEGTLNVHGITSKTKLKSKMANGKPEIEVSVHLTGNVGEVDCQIDLNKEETFKKLNKLYEEEIKKNINDTVKFVQEDLGSDIFGFGAKIHQDHPEEWKKLKKNWDEEFKEVPVNIKVKVEIRHTGSVINPILKTIKD is encoded by the coding sequence ATGAATAAATGCTTGATTGTTTTATCATTACTTAGTCTCATGTTGACTGGCTGTTGGGATAAACGAGAATTAAATGAGTTAGCTTTAGTAATGGGGCTAGGAATAGATAAGATAGATGATGAATATCTAGCTTCTATTCAAGTCGTCTTACCTGGAGAAGTTTCTCCTATAAAGGGAGGAACTGGTCGTTCTCCTGTTACTCTGTTTATAGCTAAAGGTAAAACTATTAATGAAGCGATTCGGAATGTAACATCCATTTCACCAAGAACATTGTACATAGGACATCTTCAAATGGTGATTATTGGAGAGGAGTTGGCGCAAGAGGGAATTGGTTCCCTTTTAGATTATTTATCAAGATATTGGGAAGCTCGATCTGATTTTTATTTAGCTATTGCAAAAGATAGTACCGCTGAAAAAATATTAAACGTGCAAACTACTTTAGAAAACATACCGGCTAATAATTTCTTTCATATACTTAAAACATCCGAAGAAAGTTTATCCAGTACCACAGCAATGACACTAGCTAAACTTATTATTGATTTAGAACGAGAGGGTAAAGAAGGCGTTTTAACAGGAATTAAATTGTTAGGAGATGAGAAGAGCGGCTCTAGTAAACAGAACGTGGAGACTATACTTCCTTCTGCATATTTAAAATTGGAAGAGATAGCTGTATTTAATCATGACAAGCTCGTAGGCTGGTTGTCTCCAGAGGAAGGTAAAGGATATAACAGTATTACGAATCATGTAAAAAATACGATAGGAATCTTGTCTTGCCCTGATGAAGGGACATTAAATGTGCATGGAATTACTTCTAAGACAAAATTAAAAAGTAAAATGGCGAATGGGAAACCAGAAATAGAAGTAAGTGTTCATCTCACTGGGAATGTTGGAGAAGTGGATTGTCAAATTGATCTAAATAAAGAAGAAACCTTTAAAAAGCTAAACAAGCTCTACGAAGAGGAAATTAAAAAAAATATAAATGATACGGTTAAATTTGTACAAGAGGATTTGGGTTCAGACATTTTTGGATTTGGTGCGAAAATCCATCAAGATCATCCAGAGGAATGGAAAAAATTAAAGAAGAATTGGGATGAAGAGTTTAAAGAAGTACCTGTCAATATAAAGGTAAAAGTTGAAATTAGACATACGGGATCTGTCATTAATCCGATTCTAAAAACGATAAAGGATTGA